A genome region from Calliopsis andreniformis isolate RMS-2024a chromosome 2, iyCalAndr_principal, whole genome shotgun sequence includes the following:
- the LOC143188177 gene encoding rho guanine nucleotide exchange factor 10 isoform X3 — translation MDELHNGVILIKYEPRSRCRSWDDVGPTKMETVGQTHRQHHPSLEATRSNTSTQSARSEDSWCSASDHDLSSDDESEKSNISIKSNCQLRNTLHKARTLCDKWRSQNMRVNNADPLDSPGNHGRLSRWFSIRRGSTQQYDVDSSDTVSLTSPIKAPQMPQLCEVEEENSAMVQFQCMQQRRQTPPALPPTPPNLTPQQLKRRHIVAAIVHSENSYVSTLQRLVNDYKKPLEESSPPILSQAKIATLFHRLPEILQCHTLFRIALAECVRSWDKDEKLGDVFVASFSKAIVLDIYSGFINNFSVAMDLAKQESKRKTALADFFKVKQISAHDRLSFFGLMVKPVQRFPQFILFLQDLLKHTPQGHHDRMSLQLALTQLESLAEMLNERKREAEQFQAFKEMLRHVSGKLSHRPLSSSSRYLIREDNVTQLEFNQNGMITKSKRRRLLLLNDLVVCVSVTPRSAEDFSGSERLTLKWTYPVSDIEIQDTSTSPTLSRLLTAGLNKGGSLKSDKSGECGQVGADSLCVEMNDLMHDYEVMSRISDLVAQLKGKYEGMTLEKTKQILQSIQLSIQQKDEDMVWADSCCLQLVTKQGQMYTFQTENPLVKKDWITELRLAQLALDPNNSPSWEVPEQEQRPSTKMPLFVSSQQVYHSQHQTEVRCGCYYTTQNPRPTRRRGRSQSYLWICTGDGISSHVTVFGQSTTASATSLKQITAFDLVETRVGAIEFVKGASTDPLTLAGDLVWMGTDSRKIIIYAASEPEKQEELGNYSVSGPVIQIKYHCDNVFVALGIGLLLLFRRQVDGTWNLRDPFVIALGSEPVSCLMPINASVYAACGKKVWVLNGVTGDITKSFSAQHEHVGSVKLMAHSGVGLWVALKNSSTVCLYHTETFKHLQDINIASNVLRVTRSNNSSNSCGDSLNNNQMTVTVTALLACKGLLWVGTNVGISLTIPLPRLEGVPIISGRVNISYHAHFGPITFLLAIQNPKNTINCATEEINDDDSVQLRSKETESSRNSRDRASLDSSMSNSIVKLKQQLASSPVMLRRKRSKEYEYRGSKTLPRGLGSGGGFLSSSMSGSQSSGENCDVYGLYGELMYVKDYENENSSGIDPIYESLRRSDPELAAIPNKVSTLDRRLKMKITRPRSLDLSNWSVDSHASSLYTSSGSEENLSLKTGKLSRNSSTASRNGPYDSTTANSSIVQSTPETIPPSNNLKPNGKKINKSLQQVEQPKRTVLTLMGGRGYINWRQLNSQSVPEKGAKSGYTFKDPNSNDAHIVLWEMKL, via the exons ATGGACGAGCTGCACAACGGTGTCATCCTGATCAAGT ATGAACCACGTTCAAGGTGCAGATCATGGGATGACGTAGGCCCGACGAAAATGGAAACCGTCGGCCAAACGCACAGACAGCACCACCCATCTTTGGAGGCGACCAGGTCCAACACCTCGACGCAGTCGGCCAGAAGCGAGGACTCCTGGTGCTCGGCGTCGGATCATGACCTCTCCTCGGACGACGAGAGCGAGAAGAGTAATATCAGTATTAA AAGCAATTGCCAATTGAGGAACACGTTGCACAAGGCGAGGACGCTCTGCGACAAATGGAGGTCGCAGAACATGCGAGTGAACAATGCCGACCCCCTGGACTCGCCTGGGAACCATGGAAGGCTGTCGAGATGGTTCAGCATCCGAAGAGGATCCACGCAACAGTACGACGTGGATTCCTCGGACACTGTGTCCCTCACGAGCCCGATCAAGGCACCACAAATGCCGCAACTTTGCGAA GTCGAAGAGGAGAACAGTGCAATGGTGCAGTTCCAGTGCATGCAGCAACGCAGGCAAACTCCGCCCGCTCTTCCCCCGACACCTCCGAATTTAACTCCTCAGCAGTTGAAGCGTCGACACATAGTAGCTGCTATAGTACATTCGGAAAACAGTTACGTGTCGACGTTACAGAGGCTAGTGAAC GATTATAAGAAACCTTTGGAGGAATCCTCGCCGCCTATATTAAGTCAGGCAAAAATAGCAACGTTGTTTCATAGATTGCCCGAGATACTGCAATGCCATACGTTGTTCAGAATCGCATTAGCGGAATGCGTGCGTTCCTGGGACAAAGACGAAAAATTAGGAGACGTGTTTGTAGCGAGTTTCAGCAAAGCAATCGTTCTTGACATTTATAGTggatttataaataatttttcagtaGCTATGGATTTAGCTAAACAGGAATCGAAAAGAAAGACTGCACTCGCTGATTTTTTCAAG GTTAAACAAATTAGCGCCCACGACAGATTATCCTTTTTCGGGTTGATGGTGAAACCTGTCCAGAGGTTTCCACAGTTTATATTATTCTTGCAA GACTTATTAAAACATACGCCCCAAGGACACCACGATCGAATGTCGTTACAATTAGCGTTGACCCAATTAGAGAGCTTAGCGGAAATGTTGAACGAGAGGAAGCGGGAGGCGGAACAGTTCCAGGCGTTTAAAGAGATGTTACGGCATGTTTCTGGAAAATTGTCTCATCGCCCTCTCTCCTCTTCATCTAGGTATCTCATAAGAGAAGATAACGTTACGCAATTG GAATTTAATCAAAATGGTATGATAACAAAATCGAAAAGACGAAGGTTACTGTTGTTAAATGATCTCGTAGTGTGTGTCTCTGTGACTCCAAGATCCGCGGAGGATTTCAGCGGAAGTGAAAGACTAACTTTAAAGTGGACATATCCTGTGTCAGACATAGAG ATTCAGGATACAAGTACATCACCAACGTTAAGTCGTTTATTGACCGCTGGTCTAAACAAAGGTGGGAGTTTAAAGTCTGACAAAAGCGGGGAATGCGGACAAGTGGGTGCAGATAGTCTTTGTGTAGAAATGAATGATCTTATGCACGATTAcgaagttatgtctaggataagTGATTTAGTTGCGCAGCTAAAGGGTAAATACGAG GGTATGACACTCGAAAAGACCAAACAAATCCTTCAGTCCATACAACTTTCCATACAACAAAAGGATGAGGATATGGTTTGGGCAGATAgttgctgtttgcaattagtaacGAAGCAAGGCCAGATGTACACGTTCCAAACTGAAAACCCTTTGGTGAAAAAAGACTGGATAACTGAGCTCAGGTTAGCGCAGTTGGCACTCGATCCAAATAATTCTCCTTCCTGGGAAGTACCTGAACAAGAGCAGAGACCATCTACGAAGATGCCACTGTTCGTTAGCTCGCAACAGGTGTATCATTCGCAACATCAGACAGAA GTGCGTTGCGGTTGTTACTATACAACACAAAATCCTCGTCCCACCAGGCGTCGCGGCAGGAGTCAAAGTTACTTATGGATTTGCACAGGAGACGGTATATCCAGTCATGTGACAGTATTCGGTCAGTCCACAACAGCTTCCGCGACTTCTCTGAAGCAGATCACAGCGTTCGACTTGGTAGAAACCAGAGTGGGTGCTATAGAATTCGTGAAGGGTGCCTCTACCGATCCACTTACACTAGCAGGCGATCTCGTTTGGATGGGTACCGACTCTCGTAAAATCATCATCTATGCCGCCTCTGAACCCGAGAAACAAGAGGAACTAGGCAACTATTCCGTGTCAGGCCCAGTGATACAAATCAAATACCACTGCGACAACGTTTTCGTCGCATTAGGCATCGGTCTGCTTCTTCTCTTCAGACGACAAGTGGACGGCACTTGGAACCTCAGAGATCCCTTCGTAATAGCCTTAGGTAGCGAGCCAGTGTCCTGTCTGATGCCAATCAACGCCTCTGTCTACGCTGCCTGCGGCAAAAAGGTTTGGGTACTTAACGGAGTAACAGGTGATATCACGAAGAGCTTCAGCGCGCAGCACGAGCACGTCGGCAGCGTGAAGCTCATGGCCCACTCTGGAGTCGGCCTCTGGGTCGCTCTAAAGAACTCTAGCACCGTCTGTCTATACCACACAGAAACGTTTAAACACTTGCAGGACATTAACATAGCGTCCAACGTACTCAGAGTGACCAGATCGAACAATAGCTCGAATTCCTGTGGCGACAGTTTGAACAATAATCAGATGACTGTTACAGTGACAGCATTGCTAGCGTGTAAAGGACTTCTCTGGGTCGGCACTAACGTAGGGATCAGCCTGACTATTCCTCTTCCAAGACTCGAAGGAGTGCCCATAATCAGTGGCAGGGTTAACATCTCTTACCACGCGCATTTTGGACCTATCACGTTCTTATTGGCCATCCAGAACCCAAAGAACACGATAAACTGCGCGACTGAAGAGATCAATGATGATGACAGTGTGCAGTTGAGATCTAAAGAAACTGAAAGCAGTAGAAACAGCAGGGACAGAGCTAGTCTGGACTCCTCCATGTCGAATAGCATCGTGAAACTGAAGCAACAGTTGGCAAGTAGTCCAGTTATGCTAAGACGGAAACGAAGTAAAGAGTACGAGTACAGGGGCTCGAAGACGCTACCAAGAGGTCTTGGCTCTGGCGGAGGATTTCTGTCTAGTTCTATGTCAGGATCACAGAGTTCTGGAGAAAATTGTGACGTTTACGGCCTGTATGGAGAATTAATGTACGTAAAAGACTACGAGAATGAGAACAGCTCTGGCATCGATCCAATCTACGAATCACTAAGGAGAAGTGATCCAGAGCTGGCGGCCATACCAAAtaaagttagtaccttagaccgTAGGCTAAAGATGAAGATCACCAGACCTAGGTCCCTGGACCTGTCCAACTGGTCAGTTGATTCTCACGCCAGTTCTCTGTATACGTCTTCTGGCTCAGAGGAGAATCTTTCATTGAAGACTGGGAAGCTGTCTCGCAACAGCAGCACTGCTAGTCGAAACGGTCCATACGACAGCACGACTGCCAATAGTAGCATCGTGCAATCGACTCCAGAGACGATTCCACCGTCTAACAATCTGAAGCCTAATGGGAAAAAGATAAACAAAAGCCTACAGCAGGTGGAACAACCGAAACGAACTGTTCTGACGCTGATGGGTGGCCGTGGTTACATTAATTGGAGGCAACTGAATTCGCAATCGGTTCCTGAGAAGGGTGCAAAGTCTGGTTACACGTTCAAAGATCCCAACAGCAACGATGCTCATATCGTGCTGTGGGAGATGAAGTTATGA
- the LOC143188177 gene encoding rho guanine nucleotide exchange factor 10 isoform X4 yields METVGQTHRQHHPSLEATRSNTSTQSARSEDSWCSASDHDLSSDDESEKSNISIKSNCQLRNTLHKARTLCDKWRSQNMRVNNADPLDSPGNHGRLSRWFSIRRGSTQQYDVDSSDTVSLTSPIKAPQMPQLCEVEEENSAMVQFQCMQQRRQTPPALPPTPPNLTPQQLKRRHIVAAIVHSENSYVSTLQRLVNDYKKPLEESSPPILSQAKIATLFHRLPEILQCHTLFRIALAECVRSWDKDEKLGDVFVASFSKAIVLDIYSGFINNFSVAMDLAKQESKRKTALADFFKVKQISAHDRLSFFGLMVKPVQRFPQFILFLQDLLKHTPQGHHDRMSLQLALTQLESLAEMLNERKREAEQFQAFKEMLRHVSGKLSHRPLSSSSRYLIREDNVTQLEFNQNGMITKSKRRRLLLLNDLVVCVSVTPRSAEDFSGSERLTLKWTYPVSDIEIQDTSTSPTLSRLLTAGLNKGGSLKSDKSGECGQVGADSLCVEMNDLMHDYEVMSRISDLVAQLKGKYEGMTLEKTKQILQSIQLSIQQKDEDMVWADSCCLQLVTKQGQMYTFQTENPLVKKDWITELRLAQLALDPNNSPSWEVPEQEQRPSTKMPLFVSSQQVYHSQHQTEVRCGCYYTTQNPRPTRRRGRSQSYLWICTGDGISSHVTVFGQSTTASATSLKQITAFDLVETRVGAIEFVKGASTDPLTLAGDLVWMGTDSRKIIIYAASEPEKQEELGNYSVSGPVIQIKYHCDNVFVALGIGLLLLFRRQVDGTWNLRDPFVIALGSEPVSCLMPINASVYAACGKKVWVLNGVTGDITKSFSAQHEHVGSVKLMAHSGVGLWVALKNSSTVCLYHTETFKHLQDINIASNVLRVTRSNNSSNSCGDSLNNNQMTVTVTALLACKGLLWVGTNVGISLTIPLPRLEGVPIISGRVNISYHAHFGPITFLLAIQNPKNTINCATEEINDDDSVQLRSKETESSRNSRDRASLDSSMSNSIVKLKQQLASSPVMLRRKRSKEYEYRGSKTLPRGLGSGGGFLSSSMSGSQSSGENCDVYGLYGELMYVKDYENENSSGIDPIYESLRRSDPELAAIPNKVSTLDRRLKMKITRPRSLDLSNWSVDSHASSLYTSSGSEENLSLKTGKLSRNSSTASRNGPYDSTTANSSIVQSTPETIPPSNNLKPNGKKINKSLQQVEQPKRTVLTLMGGRGYINWRQLNSQSVPEKGAKSGYTFKDPNSNDAHIVLWEMKL; encoded by the exons ATGGAAACCGTCGGCCAAACGCACAGACAGCACCACCCATCTTTGGAGGCGACCAGGTCCAACACCTCGACGCAGTCGGCCAGAAGCGAGGACTCCTGGTGCTCGGCGTCGGATCATGACCTCTCCTCGGACGACGAGAGCGAGAAGAGTAATATCAGTATTAA AAGCAATTGCCAATTGAGGAACACGTTGCACAAGGCGAGGACGCTCTGCGACAAATGGAGGTCGCAGAACATGCGAGTGAACAATGCCGACCCCCTGGACTCGCCTGGGAACCATGGAAGGCTGTCGAGATGGTTCAGCATCCGAAGAGGATCCACGCAACAGTACGACGTGGATTCCTCGGACACTGTGTCCCTCACGAGCCCGATCAAGGCACCACAAATGCCGCAACTTTGCGAA GTCGAAGAGGAGAACAGTGCAATGGTGCAGTTCCAGTGCATGCAGCAACGCAGGCAAACTCCGCCCGCTCTTCCCCCGACACCTCCGAATTTAACTCCTCAGCAGTTGAAGCGTCGACACATAGTAGCTGCTATAGTACATTCGGAAAACAGTTACGTGTCGACGTTACAGAGGCTAGTGAAC GATTATAAGAAACCTTTGGAGGAATCCTCGCCGCCTATATTAAGTCAGGCAAAAATAGCAACGTTGTTTCATAGATTGCCCGAGATACTGCAATGCCATACGTTGTTCAGAATCGCATTAGCGGAATGCGTGCGTTCCTGGGACAAAGACGAAAAATTAGGAGACGTGTTTGTAGCGAGTTTCAGCAAAGCAATCGTTCTTGACATTTATAGTggatttataaataatttttcagtaGCTATGGATTTAGCTAAACAGGAATCGAAAAGAAAGACTGCACTCGCTGATTTTTTCAAG GTTAAACAAATTAGCGCCCACGACAGATTATCCTTTTTCGGGTTGATGGTGAAACCTGTCCAGAGGTTTCCACAGTTTATATTATTCTTGCAA GACTTATTAAAACATACGCCCCAAGGACACCACGATCGAATGTCGTTACAATTAGCGTTGACCCAATTAGAGAGCTTAGCGGAAATGTTGAACGAGAGGAAGCGGGAGGCGGAACAGTTCCAGGCGTTTAAAGAGATGTTACGGCATGTTTCTGGAAAATTGTCTCATCGCCCTCTCTCCTCTTCATCTAGGTATCTCATAAGAGAAGATAACGTTACGCAATTG GAATTTAATCAAAATGGTATGATAACAAAATCGAAAAGACGAAGGTTACTGTTGTTAAATGATCTCGTAGTGTGTGTCTCTGTGACTCCAAGATCCGCGGAGGATTTCAGCGGAAGTGAAAGACTAACTTTAAAGTGGACATATCCTGTGTCAGACATAGAG ATTCAGGATACAAGTACATCACCAACGTTAAGTCGTTTATTGACCGCTGGTCTAAACAAAGGTGGGAGTTTAAAGTCTGACAAAAGCGGGGAATGCGGACAAGTGGGTGCAGATAGTCTTTGTGTAGAAATGAATGATCTTATGCACGATTAcgaagttatgtctaggataagTGATTTAGTTGCGCAGCTAAAGGGTAAATACGAG GGTATGACACTCGAAAAGACCAAACAAATCCTTCAGTCCATACAACTTTCCATACAACAAAAGGATGAGGATATGGTTTGGGCAGATAgttgctgtttgcaattagtaacGAAGCAAGGCCAGATGTACACGTTCCAAACTGAAAACCCTTTGGTGAAAAAAGACTGGATAACTGAGCTCAGGTTAGCGCAGTTGGCACTCGATCCAAATAATTCTCCTTCCTGGGAAGTACCTGAACAAGAGCAGAGACCATCTACGAAGATGCCACTGTTCGTTAGCTCGCAACAGGTGTATCATTCGCAACATCAGACAGAA GTGCGTTGCGGTTGTTACTATACAACACAAAATCCTCGTCCCACCAGGCGTCGCGGCAGGAGTCAAAGTTACTTATGGATTTGCACAGGAGACGGTATATCCAGTCATGTGACAGTATTCGGTCAGTCCACAACAGCTTCCGCGACTTCTCTGAAGCAGATCACAGCGTTCGACTTGGTAGAAACCAGAGTGGGTGCTATAGAATTCGTGAAGGGTGCCTCTACCGATCCACTTACACTAGCAGGCGATCTCGTTTGGATGGGTACCGACTCTCGTAAAATCATCATCTATGCCGCCTCTGAACCCGAGAAACAAGAGGAACTAGGCAACTATTCCGTGTCAGGCCCAGTGATACAAATCAAATACCACTGCGACAACGTTTTCGTCGCATTAGGCATCGGTCTGCTTCTTCTCTTCAGACGACAAGTGGACGGCACTTGGAACCTCAGAGATCCCTTCGTAATAGCCTTAGGTAGCGAGCCAGTGTCCTGTCTGATGCCAATCAACGCCTCTGTCTACGCTGCCTGCGGCAAAAAGGTTTGGGTACTTAACGGAGTAACAGGTGATATCACGAAGAGCTTCAGCGCGCAGCACGAGCACGTCGGCAGCGTGAAGCTCATGGCCCACTCTGGAGTCGGCCTCTGGGTCGCTCTAAAGAACTCTAGCACCGTCTGTCTATACCACACAGAAACGTTTAAACACTTGCAGGACATTAACATAGCGTCCAACGTACTCAGAGTGACCAGATCGAACAATAGCTCGAATTCCTGTGGCGACAGTTTGAACAATAATCAGATGACTGTTACAGTGACAGCATTGCTAGCGTGTAAAGGACTTCTCTGGGTCGGCACTAACGTAGGGATCAGCCTGACTATTCCTCTTCCAAGACTCGAAGGAGTGCCCATAATCAGTGGCAGGGTTAACATCTCTTACCACGCGCATTTTGGACCTATCACGTTCTTATTGGCCATCCAGAACCCAAAGAACACGATAAACTGCGCGACTGAAGAGATCAATGATGATGACAGTGTGCAGTTGAGATCTAAAGAAACTGAAAGCAGTAGAAACAGCAGGGACAGAGCTAGTCTGGACTCCTCCATGTCGAATAGCATCGTGAAACTGAAGCAACAGTTGGCAAGTAGTCCAGTTATGCTAAGACGGAAACGAAGTAAAGAGTACGAGTACAGGGGCTCGAAGACGCTACCAAGAGGTCTTGGCTCTGGCGGAGGATTTCTGTCTAGTTCTATGTCAGGATCACAGAGTTCTGGAGAAAATTGTGACGTTTACGGCCTGTATGGAGAATTAATGTACGTAAAAGACTACGAGAATGAGAACAGCTCTGGCATCGATCCAATCTACGAATCACTAAGGAGAAGTGATCCAGAGCTGGCGGCCATACCAAAtaaagttagtaccttagaccgTAGGCTAAAGATGAAGATCACCAGACCTAGGTCCCTGGACCTGTCCAACTGGTCAGTTGATTCTCACGCCAGTTCTCTGTATACGTCTTCTGGCTCAGAGGAGAATCTTTCATTGAAGACTGGGAAGCTGTCTCGCAACAGCAGCACTGCTAGTCGAAACGGTCCATACGACAGCACGACTGCCAATAGTAGCATCGTGCAATCGACTCCAGAGACGATTCCACCGTCTAACAATCTGAAGCCTAATGGGAAAAAGATAAACAAAAGCCTACAGCAGGTGGAACAACCGAAACGAACTGTTCTGACGCTGATGGGTGGCCGTGGTTACATTAATTGGAGGCAACTGAATTCGCAATCGGTTCCTGAGAAGGGTGCAAAGTCTGGTTACACGTTCAAAGATCCCAACAGCAACGATGCTCATATCGTGCTGTGGGAGATGAAGTTATGA
- the LOC143188181 gene encoding transmembrane protein 47 isoform X3, with protein MIMGLASTDWLMALGWRQGLFAHCIDEDAPTPFPFDIPDPPGCYQARDVAYIKAAAALCVICLLTDIAATILTGLGLRSQDNRDKHKYYRLAVFCMGFALVSLLIALVIYPVCFAAELNRGNRSIWEFGWAYGVGWGAAIFLFGGAVLLLCDKESEEIYYKERKIVRDDIGGGGSMIGMGHHGGRSGTQLA; from the exons ATGATAATGGGCTTAGCCTCTACTGATTGGCTAATGGCATTAGGATGGAGGCAAGGTTTATTTGCACATTGCATTGATGAGGATGCACCTACGCCATTCCCATTTGACATACCAGATCCACCAGGCTGTTATCAAGCCAGAGACGTTG CGTACATAAAAGCAGCTGCTGCCTTATGCGTGATCTGTTTACTAACAGACATTGCTGCAACAATACTAACAGGCCTTGGCTTGAGATCACAAGATAATCGTGATAAACATAAATACTATAGACTTGCAGTTTTCTGCATGGGTTTTGCAT tggTATCACTTTTGATAGCTCTAGTGATATATCCAGTGTGTTTTGCTGCAGAATTAAATCGTG GAAATAGATCAATATGGGAATTTGGTTGGGCATATGGAGTCGGCTGGGGAGCAGCAATATTTTTATTTGGCGGAGCAGTGCTATTATTATGCGATAAGGAGAGTGAAGAAATTTATTacaaagaaagaaaaattgtaCGCGACGATATCGGCGGTGGAGGTTCTATGATTGGTATGGGACATCATGGTGGACGAAGTGGGACGCAATTGGCCTAG
- the LOC143188181 gene encoding uncharacterized protein LOC143188181 isoform X1, whose protein sequence is MIMYTVADDHMGDTEIAQVIAFICGVIVILLMIMGLASTDWLMALGWRQGLFAHCIDEDAPTPFPFDIPDPPGCYQARDVAYIKAAAALCVICLLTDIAATILTGLGLRSQDNRDKHKYYRLAVFCMGFALVSLLIALVIYPVCFAAELNRGNRSIWEFGWAYGVGWGAAIFLFGGAVLLLCDKESEEIYYKERKIVRDDIGGGGSMIGMGHHGGRSGTQLA, encoded by the exons ATGATCATGTATACAGTCGCCGATGATCACATGGGCGATACAGAAATCGCACAG GTGATAGCATTCATCTGTGGCGTAATAGTTATATTATTAATGATAATGGGCTTAGCCTCTACTGATTGGCTAATGGCATTAGGATGGAGGCAAGGTTTATTTGCACATTGCATTGATGAGGATGCACCTACGCCATTCCCATTTGACATACCAGATCCACCAGGCTGTTATCAAGCCAGAGACGTTG CGTACATAAAAGCAGCTGCTGCCTTATGCGTGATCTGTTTACTAACAGACATTGCTGCAACAATACTAACAGGCCTTGGCTTGAGATCACAAGATAATCGTGATAAACATAAATACTATAGACTTGCAGTTTTCTGCATGGGTTTTGCAT tggTATCACTTTTGATAGCTCTAGTGATATATCCAGTGTGTTTTGCTGCAGAATTAAATCGTG GAAATAGATCAATATGGGAATTTGGTTGGGCATATGGAGTCGGCTGGGGAGCAGCAATATTTTTATTTGGCGGAGCAGTGCTATTATTATGCGATAAGGAGAGTGAAGAAATTTATTacaaagaaagaaaaattgtaCGCGACGATATCGGCGGTGGAGGTTCTATGATTGGTATGGGACATCATGGTGGACGAAGTGGGACGCAATTGGCCTAG
- the LOC143188181 gene encoding transmembrane protein 47 isoform X2: MPQTTTIETITITRPLKVIAFICGVIVILLMIMGLASTDWLMALGWRQGLFAHCIDEDAPTPFPFDIPDPPGCYQARDVAYIKAAAALCVICLLTDIAATILTGLGLRSQDNRDKHKYYRLAVFCMGFALVSLLIALVIYPVCFAAELNRGNRSIWEFGWAYGVGWGAAIFLFGGAVLLLCDKESEEIYYKERKIVRDDIGGGGSMIGMGHHGGRSGTQLA; encoded by the exons ATGCCACAAACAACTACCATTGAAACAATCACTATTACTAGGCCACTGAAG GTGATAGCATTCATCTGTGGCGTAATAGTTATATTATTAATGATAATGGGCTTAGCCTCTACTGATTGGCTAATGGCATTAGGATGGAGGCAAGGTTTATTTGCACATTGCATTGATGAGGATGCACCTACGCCATTCCCATTTGACATACCAGATCCACCAGGCTGTTATCAAGCCAGAGACGTTG CGTACATAAAAGCAGCTGCTGCCTTATGCGTGATCTGTTTACTAACAGACATTGCTGCAACAATACTAACAGGCCTTGGCTTGAGATCACAAGATAATCGTGATAAACATAAATACTATAGACTTGCAGTTTTCTGCATGGGTTTTGCAT tggTATCACTTTTGATAGCTCTAGTGATATATCCAGTGTGTTTTGCTGCAGAATTAAATCGTG GAAATAGATCAATATGGGAATTTGGTTGGGCATATGGAGTCGGCTGGGGAGCAGCAATATTTTTATTTGGCGGAGCAGTGCTATTATTATGCGATAAGGAGAGTGAAGAAATTTATTacaaagaaagaaaaattgtaCGCGACGATATCGGCGGTGGAGGTTCTATGATTGGTATGGGACATCATGGTGGACGAAGTGGGACGCAATTGGCCTAG